A genomic stretch from Marinobacter fonticola includes:
- the rpsL gene encoding 30S ribosomal protein S12: MATINQLVRKPRKRKVAKSDVPALQSCPQRRGVCTRVYTTTPKKPNSALRKVCRVRLTNGYEVSSYIGGEGHNLQEHSVVLIRGGRVKDLPGVRYHTVRGTLDTQGVQNRKQGRSKYGTKRPKS, from the coding sequence ATGGCAACGATTAATCAGTTGGTACGTAAGCCTCGTAAACGCAAAGTGGCGAAAAGCGACGTGCCAGCGCTTCAAAGCTGCCCGCAGCGTCGGGGTGTATGTACTCGTGTATACACCACCACGCCGAAGAAGCCGAACTCAGCACTGCGTAAAGTGTGCCGTGTTCGTCTGACCAACGGTTACGAGGTGTCTTCCTATATCGGTGGTGAAGGCCACAACCTGCAAGAGCACAGTGTTGTTCTGATCCGCGGCGGTCGTGTAAAAGACTTGCCCGGTGTTCGTTACCACACAGTGCGCGGTACGTTGGATACCCAGGGTGTTCAAAACCGTAAGCAGGGCCGTTCCAAGTACGGTACTAAACGACCCAAGTCCTGA
- the rpsG gene encoding 30S ribosomal protein S7 produces MPRRRVAAKREIIPDPKFGSQRLAKFINHVMESGKKAVAERIVYGALDIVADKSKEEPIEMFEKALENIQPMVEVKSRRVGGATYQVPVEVRSSRQNALAMRWLVEFSRKRGEKSMAQRLAGEILDAADSKGAAVKKREDVHRMAEANKAFSHFRF; encoded by the coding sequence ATGCCTAGAAGAAGAGTTGCAGCAAAACGGGAAATCATTCCTGATCCTAAATTTGGAAGCCAGCGTCTGGCTAAGTTTATCAACCACGTTATGGAAAGCGGCAAGAAAGCCGTAGCCGAGCGCATTGTTTATGGCGCGCTCGATATCGTGGCTGACAAGTCCAAAGAAGAGCCGATCGAAATGTTCGAAAAGGCTCTGGAAAACATTCAGCCGATGGTTGAAGTTAAATCTCGTCGTGTTGGGGGTGCTACCTACCAGGTTCCGGTGGAAGTTCGTTCCTCTCGTCAGAATGCTCTGGCAATGCGTTGGCTCGTCGAGTTCTCGCGCAAGCGTGGCGAAAAATCCATGGCTCAACGTCTGGCCGGCGAAATTCTTGATGCTGCCGACAGCAAGGGTGCGGCAGTTAAGAAGCGCGAAGACGTTCATCGCATGGCCGAAGCCAACAAGGCGTTCTCTCACTTCCGTTTCTAA
- the fusA gene encoding elongation factor G — translation MARKTPIKRYRNIGICAHVDAGKTTTTERVLFYTGISHKIGEVHDGAATMDWMEQEQERGITITSAATTCFWSGMDKQYDEHRVNIIDTPGHVDFTIEVERSLRVLDGAVVVFCGSSGVEPQSETVWRQANKYEVPRMVFVNKMDRAGANFLRVVDQIKSRLGATAVPIQLPIGAEDEFKGIVDLIRNKAIYWNEEDSGATYDQTDVPAEMADEVAIYREQMVEAAAEANEELMEKYLEEGELSIEDIKKGLRLRTIANEIVVATCGSAFKNKGVQAVLDSVIEFLPAPDEVKAIRGEVDDEGTEETRPVDDEAPFAALAFKIATDPFVGTLTFFRVYSGKLESGQAVYNSVKQKKERVGRMVQMHSKDRQEIKEVLAGDIAAAIGLKSVTTGDTLCAENAKIVLERMEFPEPVISVAVEPKSKADQEKMGVALGKLAQEDPSFRVRTDEESGQTIISGMGELHLDIIVDRMRREFKVEANIGKPQVAYRECIRKAVDVEGKFVRQSGGRGQYGHVHVKFEPMPLDDEDAENFVFVNQIVGGAVPKEYIPAVAQGIEEQMQNGIIAGYPLLGIKATLHDGSYHDVDSNEMAFKIAGSMALKKAAEQASPALLEPMMRVEVVTPEDYMGDVVGDLNRRRGLVQGMEDGPSGKIIRAEVPLSEMFGYATDLRSATQGRASYAMEFSRYAEAPSNIAEAIIKKG, via the coding sequence GTGGCACGCAAGACCCCAATTAAGCGTTATCGCAACATCGGGATTTGTGCGCACGTTGATGCGGGCAAAACCACGACAACCGAGCGTGTTCTGTTCTATACGGGCATTTCGCACAAGATCGGTGAAGTGCACGATGGTGCGGCGACCATGGACTGGATGGAACAGGAGCAGGAGCGTGGTATCACTATCACCTCTGCGGCCACCACCTGTTTCTGGAGTGGCATGGATAAGCAGTACGACGAGCATCGTGTCAACATTATCGACACACCGGGACACGTTGACTTTACCATTGAGGTAGAGCGTTCCCTGCGTGTTCTGGATGGTGCTGTTGTTGTTTTCTGTGGTTCTTCCGGTGTGGAGCCGCAGTCCGAGACGGTGTGGCGTCAGGCCAACAAATACGAAGTTCCGCGCATGGTGTTCGTCAACAAGATGGACCGTGCCGGCGCGAACTTCCTGCGTGTTGTCGATCAGATTAAAAGCCGTCTGGGTGCTACCGCGGTGCCTATTCAGTTGCCGATCGGTGCCGAGGACGAGTTCAAGGGCATTGTCGACCTGATTCGTAACAAGGCAATTTACTGGAACGAAGAAGATTCCGGTGCGACTTACGATCAGACCGATGTGCCTGCTGAAATGGCCGATGAAGTGGCCATTTATCGCGAGCAGATGGTTGAAGCTGCGGCTGAGGCCAATGAAGAGTTGATGGAGAAGTACCTGGAAGAGGGTGAGCTCTCTATCGAAGATATCAAGAAAGGTCTTCGTCTGCGTACCATCGCCAACGAGATCGTTGTGGCTACCTGTGGTTCTGCGTTCAAGAACAAAGGCGTTCAGGCGGTTCTGGACTCTGTTATCGAATTCCTGCCGGCGCCCGACGAAGTTAAGGCGATCCGGGGCGAAGTCGATGACGAGGGAACTGAAGAGACGCGTCCGGTTGATGATGAGGCGCCTTTTGCTGCGCTGGCATTCAAGATCGCAACCGACCCGTTTGTGGGTACGCTGACATTCTTCCGGGTGTATTCTGGCAAGTTGGAATCCGGTCAGGCGGTTTACAATTCCGTCAAGCAGAAGAAAGAGCGTGTCGGTCGTATGGTGCAGATGCACTCCAAGGACCGTCAAGAGATCAAAGAAGTGCTGGCCGGCGATATCGCTGCCGCGATCGGTCTGAAGAGTGTAACCACGGGTGATACCCTTTGTGCGGAGAACGCAAAAATCGTTCTTGAGCGCATGGAGTTCCCGGAGCCGGTTATCTCTGTTGCTGTTGAGCCGAAGTCTAAGGCGGATCAGGAAAAGATGGGTGTCGCGCTGGGCAAGCTGGCCCAGGAAGACCCTTCTTTCCGTGTTCGTACCGACGAAGAATCCGGTCAGACCATTATTTCTGGCATGGGTGAGCTTCACCTGGACATCATCGTTGACCGTATGCGTCGCGAGTTCAAGGTTGAGGCGAACATCGGTAAGCCCCAAGTGGCCTACCGTGAATGCATCCGTAAGGCGGTAGATGTCGAAGGCAAGTTCGTTCGTCAGTCAGGTGGTCGCGGTCAGTATGGCCACGTTCATGTGAAGTTCGAGCCGATGCCGCTGGATGACGAGGATGCCGAAAACTTTGTCTTCGTGAATCAAATCGTGGGTGGTGCCGTTCCCAAGGAATACATCCCGGCGGTTGCACAGGGCATCGAGGAACAAATGCAGAACGGTATCATCGCTGGGTATCCGCTGCTGGGTATCAAAGCAACGCTGCATGATGGTTCCTACCACGATGTTGACTCGAACGAGATGGCGTTCAAGATTGCCGGTTCTATGGCCCTGAAAAAGGCCGCAGAGCAGGCGAGTCCGGCGCTGCTCGAGCCGATGATGAGGGTCGAAGTCGTCACCCCTGAGGATTACATGGGTGACGTTGTTGGTGACCTGAACCGTCGTCGTGGTCTCGTTCAGGGTATGGAAGATGGCCCCTCGGGCAAGATCATCCGTGCTGAGGTTCCGTTGTCGGAGATGTTCGGTTACGCCACCGATCTGCGTTCTGCAACGCAGGGTCGTGCGTCCTATGCAATGGAGTTCTCGCGTTATGCAGAAGCTCCCTCGAACATTGCCGAAGCGATCATTAAAAAGGGTTGA
- the tuf gene encoding elongation factor Tu, with protein sequence MSKAKFERNKPHVNVGTIGHVDHGKTTLTAALTRVCHEVWGSGESRAFDQIDNAPEERARGITIATSHVEYDSPTRHYAHVDCPGHADYVKNMITGAAQMDGAILVCSAADGPMPQTREHILLSRQVGVPFIVVFLNKADMVDDEELLELVEMEVRDLLSQYDFPGDDTPIITGSALMALEGKDDNEMGTTAVKKLVEALDDYIPEPERAIDQPFLMPIEDVFSISGRGTVVTGRVERGIIKVGEEIEIVGIKDTVKTTCTGVEMFRKLLDEGRAGENVGVLLRGTKRDDVERGQVLCKPGTIKPHTKFESEVYVLSKEEGGRHTPFFKGYRPQFYFRTTDVTGACELPEGVEMVMPGDNVKLVTTLIAPIAMEEGLRFAIREGGRTVGAGVVSKIIE encoded by the coding sequence GTGTCTAAAGCTAAATTTGAGCGTAACAAACCGCACGTAAACGTGGGCACGATTGGCCACGTTGACCACGGCAAGACCACGCTGACCGCGGCGCTGACCCGTGTGTGTCATGAAGTATGGGGAAGCGGTGAGTCGCGTGCGTTCGACCAGATCGATAACGCCCCGGAAGAGCGTGCACGTGGTATTACCATCGCGACCTCTCACGTGGAGTACGATTCTCCGACGCGTCACTACGCGCACGTTGATTGCCCGGGTCACGCTGACTACGTGAAGAACATGATTACCGGTGCGGCGCAGATGGACGGCGCGATTCTGGTGTGTTCTGCAGCTGACGGCCCGATGCCGCAGACGCGTGAGCACATCCTGCTGTCCCGTCAGGTTGGCGTTCCGTTCATCGTTGTGTTCCTGAACAAGGCGGACATGGTCGATGACGAAGAGCTGCTGGAACTGGTTGAGATGGAAGTGCGTGACCTGCTGAGCCAGTACGACTTCCCGGGTGACGATACTCCGATCATCACCGGTTCAGCGCTGATGGCGCTGGAAGGCAAGGATGATAACGAGATGGGCACTACCGCTGTTAAGAAGCTGGTAGAAGCTCTGGACGATTACATCCCTGAGCCTGAGCGCGCGATCGATCAGCCGTTCCTGATGCCGATCGAGGACGTTTTCTCGATCTCTGGTCGTGGTACGGTTGTGACCGGTCGTGTTGAGCGCGGCATCATCAAGGTGGGTGAGGAAATCGAGATTGTCGGTATCAAGGATACCGTCAAGACCACCTGTACCGGTGTTGAGATGTTCCGTAAGCTGCTGGACGAAGGTCGTGCGGGTGAGAACGTTGGTGTTCTTCTGCGTGGTACCAAGCGTGACGACGTTGAGCGTGGTCAGGTTCTGTGTAAGCCGGGCACCATCAAGCCGCACACCAAGTTCGAGTCAGAAGTTTACGTTCTGAGCAAGGAAGAAGGTGGTCGTCACACGCCTTTCTTCAAGGGCTACCGTCCGCAGTTCTACTTCCGTACCACGGATGTCACGGGTGCGTGTGAGCTGCCGGAAGGTGTAGAGATGGTTATGCCTGGCGATAACGTCAAGCTGGTAACCACTCTGATTGCTCCGATTGCCATGGAAGAAGGTCTGCGTTTCGCGATTCGCGAAGGCGGCCGTACCGTTGGCGCAGGTGTTGTTTCCAAGATCATCGAATAA
- the rpsJ gene encoding 30S ribosomal protein S10: MQSQKIRIRLKAFDYRLIDQSTQEIVDTAKRTGAQVRGPIPLPTRKEKYTVLISPHVNKDARDQYEIRTHKRLLDIVEPTEKTVDALMKLDLAAGVDVQISLG; encoded by the coding sequence ATGCAAAGCCAAAAGATCAGAATCCGGTTGAAGGCGTTTGATTATCGCCTGATCGACCAGTCCACGCAGGAGATCGTCGATACCGCCAAGCGGACCGGCGCTCAGGTACGTGGCCCAATTCCTCTGCCGACGCGCAAGGAAAAGTACACCGTATTGATCTCTCCCCACGTCAACAAAGACGCGCGTGATCAGTATGAAATTCGTACGCATAAGCGTCTGCTCGACATTGTTGAGCCGACGGAAAAGACAGTAGATGCATTGATGAAGCTTGATCTGGCTGCAGGTGTAGACGTTCAGATCAGCCTCGGCTAA
- the rplC gene encoding 50S ribosomal protein L3: MAIGVVGRKAGMTRIFTDDGRAVPVTVIEVEANRITQLKTLESDGYRAVQVTVGKRRASRVTKSESGHFAKAGVEAGRGMWEFRLGEGEGEEFQAGGEIVASIFEAGQFVDATATSKGKGFAGTVKRWNFSMQDATHGNSLSHRAPGSIGQNQTPGKVFKGKKMAGQMGNEQVTVQNLEVVRVDAERNLLLVKGAVPGATGGNVVIKPAVKA; the protein is encoded by the coding sequence ATGGCGATTGGTGTTGTCGGTCGTAAGGCCGGTATGACCCGTATTTTTACGGATGACGGGCGTGCAGTGCCCGTGACTGTGATCGAGGTTGAAGCCAACCGGATCACTCAACTCAAAACACTCGAAAGCGATGGCTACCGTGCAGTACAGGTGACTGTTGGTAAGCGTCGTGCTTCCCGTGTAACCAAGAGTGAGTCAGGCCATTTTGCTAAGGCTGGCGTTGAAGCTGGTCGTGGCATGTGGGAATTCCGTCTTGGTGAAGGTGAAGGTGAAGAGTTTCAAGCCGGCGGCGAAATCGTCGCATCCATCTTTGAGGCTGGTCAGTTTGTAGATGCAACTGCGACCTCCAAAGGTAAAGGCTTTGCAGGCACCGTGAAGCGTTGGAACTTTTCAATGCAGGATGCCACGCACGGTAACTCCCTGTCTCATCGCGCTCCGGGTTCAATCGGTCAGAACCAAACTCCGGGTAAAGTTTTCAAAGGCAAAAAGATGGCAGGCCAAATGGGTAATGAGCAGGTCACTGTTCAGAACCTGGAAGTGGTCCGCGTCGATGCTGAGCGCAACCTGCTGCTCGTCAAGGGTGCCGTTCCCGGCGCTACTGGCGGCAACGTTGTCATCAAGCCTGCAGTCAAAGCCTGA
- the rplD gene encoding 50S ribosomal protein L4, with amino-acid sequence MELKITGSGEGVSVSDATFAKDFNESLVHQVVTAYMAGARQGTRAQKTRSEVSGGGKKPWRQKGTGRARAGTIRSPIWRTGGVTFAAKPQDHSQKVNRKMYRAAMRSILSELVRQERLVVVDDVTVDSPKTKAFSAKLKDLGVSNALILADSVEQNLHLASRNIPHVDVRDVAGLDPVSLVAFENVVVTVPALKKIEEMLG; translated from the coding sequence ATGGAACTGAAAATTACTGGTAGTGGCGAAGGCGTATCCGTTTCCGACGCTACGTTTGCTAAAGATTTCAACGAGTCGCTGGTCCATCAGGTCGTTACGGCTTACATGGCTGGCGCTCGCCAGGGCACGCGTGCTCAAAAGACTCGCTCCGAAGTTAGCGGTGGTGGCAAAAAGCCATGGCGTCAGAAAGGTACTGGCCGTGCTCGTGCCGGTACGATTCGTAGCCCGATCTGGCGTACCGGTGGGGTGACCTTTGCGGCCAAACCGCAGGATCACTCGCAGAAGGTCAACCGTAAGATGTACCGCGCGGCGATGCGTTCGATCCTTTCCGAGTTGGTGCGTCAGGAGCGTTTGGTTGTCGTCGATGACGTGACTGTCGATTCCCCGAAGACTAAGGCGTTCAGCGCCAAGTTGAAGGATCTGGGCGTCTCCAATGCGTTGATCCTGGCAGACAGCGTTGAGCAGAACCTGCACCTGGCATCTCGCAATATCCCTCATGTCGACGTGCGCGATGTTGCGGGTCTGGATCCGGTCAGTCTGGTTGCGTTTGAAAACGTCGTGGTTACCGTGCCGGCTCTGAAGAAGATTGAGGAGATGCTGGGATGA
- the rplW gene encoding 50S ribosomal protein L23, with the protein MNQERIYQVLLGPHVSEKASLVAESNQVVFRVAADATKPEVKRAVEQLFNVKVEGVQILNRKGKLKRTVRGFGKRDDLRKAYVRLAEGQEIDFVDVE; encoded by the coding sequence ATGAATCAGGAACGTATCTATCAGGTCCTGTTAGGGCCGCATGTTTCCGAGAAGGCCTCCTTGGTCGCAGAGAGCAATCAGGTGGTGTTTCGAGTCGCCGCTGACGCGACGAAGCCGGAGGTTAAACGCGCTGTTGAGCAACTGTTCAACGTCAAAGTCGAAGGTGTTCAGATCCTGAACCGTAAAGGGAAATTGAAGCGCACGGTTCGTGGCTTCGGTAAGCGCGATGATCTTCGCAAAGCTTACGTTCGCCTTGCGGAAGGTCAGGAAATCGACTTTGTGGATGTGGAATAA
- the rplB gene encoding 50S ribosomal protein L2, with protein MPIVKTKPTSPGRRHVVKTYNPDLHKGKPFEPLVEALTRTGGRNHFGRITTRHIGGGHKRHYRMIDFKRTKDGIPAVVERLEYDPNRSAHIALLKYADGERRYIVAPKGVSAGDEVRSGIDAPIKVGSTLPLRNIPVGSVVHCVELKPGKGAQLARSAGASVQLVAREGAYATLRLRSGEMRKVLVECRATLGEVSNSEHSLKQLGKAGASRWRGKRPTVRGVAMNPVDHPHGGGEGRTSGGRHPVTPWGVPTKGHKTRKNKRTDRMIVRRRSAK; from the coding sequence ATGCCGATCGTCAAAACCAAGCCAACATCGCCCGGCCGCCGTCACGTTGTAAAGACTTACAATCCTGACCTGCACAAAGGCAAGCCTTTCGAGCCGTTGGTAGAAGCTCTGACCCGTACCGGTGGTCGTAACCACTTCGGACGGATCACAACGCGTCACATCGGTGGTGGCCACAAGCGTCACTACCGCATGATTGACTTCAAGCGGACCAAAGATGGTATCCCGGCCGTAGTAGAACGCCTGGAATACGATCCGAACCGTTCTGCACACATCGCGCTGTTGAAGTATGCCGATGGCGAGCGTCGCTATATTGTCGCTCCCAAAGGTGTCTCCGCCGGTGATGAAGTGCGCTCCGGTATCGACGCGCCGATTAAAGTGGGCAGTACCCTTCCGCTCCGGAATATTCCGGTCGGCTCGGTCGTCCACTGCGTCGAACTCAAGCCTGGAAAGGGTGCTCAGCTGGCTCGCAGCGCGGGCGCATCCGTACAGCTGGTTGCTCGTGAAGGCGCGTATGCAACACTGCGTCTTCGTTCAGGTGAAATGCGTAAGGTGCTTGTGGAATGTCGCGCAACGTTGGGTGAAGTCTCCAACAGCGAGCACAGCCTCAAGCAGCTTGGTAAAGCGGGTGCATCACGTTGGCGCGGCAAACGCCCAACAGTACGTGGTGTTGCTATGAACCCAGTTGACCACCCGCATGGTGGTGGTGAAGGGCGTACCTCTGGCGGACGTCACCCTGTTACTCCTTGGGGTGTTCCGACCAAAGGGCATAAGACTCGTAAGAACAAACGTACTGACCGAATGATAGTACGTCGTCGTTCAGCCAAGTAA
- the rpsS gene encoding 30S ribosomal protein S19, with translation MPRSLKKGPFIDLHLLKKVEAALEANDKRPIKTWSRRSTVFPEMVGLTIAIHNGKQHVPVHVTEDMVGHKLGEFAATRTYRGHAADKKAKR, from the coding sequence GTGCCACGTTCTTTGAAGAAAGGTCCTTTTATTGACCTGCATCTGTTGAAGAAGGTTGAGGCAGCTCTGGAAGCTAACGACAAGCGGCCAATCAAAACCTGGTCCCGCCGGTCGACAGTCTTCCCGGAGATGGTAGGCCTGACCATTGCAATCCATAACGGCAAGCAACATGTGCCGGTCCATGTCACTGAAGACATGGTGGGTCACAAGCTGGGTGAGTTCGCTGCTACGCGTACTTACCGCGGTCATGCTGCCGACAAGAAAGCTAAACGCTGA
- the rplV gene encoding 50S ribosomal protein L22 gives MEVAAKYKGARLSAQKARLVADQVRGKAVEEALNILTFSPKKAAVVIKKALESAIANAEHNEGLDVDELRVATIMVDEGPTLKRIKARAKGRADRIFKRTCHITVKVADK, from the coding sequence ATGGAAGTAGCGGCTAAGTACAAAGGCGCTCGCCTCTCTGCTCAGAAAGCGCGTCTTGTCGCAGATCAGGTCCGCGGCAAGGCAGTAGAGGAAGCCCTGAATATTCTGACTTTCAGCCCAAAAAAGGCGGCGGTAGTTATCAAGAAAGCCTTGGAATCTGCCATTGCCAACGCTGAGCATAACGAAGGTCTAGACGTTGACGAGTTGCGGGTGGCCACCATCATGGTGGACGAAGGTCCGACGCTCAAGCGAATCAAGGCTCGAGCTAAGGGGCGCGCTGACCGCATTTTCAAGCGCACCTGTCATATCACCGTCAAGGTCGCCGACAAGTAG
- the rpsC gene encoding 30S ribosomal protein S3, whose protein sequence is MGHKVNPTGIRLGVIKEHNSVWYAEKQEYANNLLNDLQVRNFLEKRLVKASVSKIVIERPAQNARITIHTARPGIVIGKKGEDVDRLRREVSDMMGVPVHINIEEVRKPDLDAKLVAQNVAGQLERRVMFRRAMKRAVQNAMRQGAKGIKIQVGGRLGGAEIARSEWYREGRVPLHTLRADIDYATYEAHTTYGVIGVKVWIFKGEILGGMEQVRAEKDASRKKGSK, encoded by the coding sequence ATGGGTCATAAAGTAAATCCAACCGGTATTCGGCTGGGTGTGATTAAAGAGCACAACTCAGTCTGGTATGCCGAGAAGCAGGAATATGCGAACAATCTACTGAATGATCTTCAGGTTCGTAACTTCCTCGAAAAGCGTCTGGTGAAGGCGTCTGTAAGCAAGATTGTGATCGAGCGCCCGGCTCAGAATGCCCGCATCACCATCCATACCGCCCGCCCCGGCATCGTTATCGGGAAGAAGGGTGAGGATGTTGACCGTCTGCGTCGCGAAGTTAGCGACATGATGGGTGTGCCTGTTCACATCAACATCGAAGAGGTCCGTAAGCCGGATCTGGATGCCAAACTGGTTGCCCAAAACGTGGCAGGTCAGTTGGAGCGTCGTGTTATGTTCCGTCGCGCTATGAAGCGCGCGGTTCAGAACGCGATGCGCCAGGGCGCAAAGGGTATTAAGATCCAGGTCGGCGGCCGTCTGGGCGGCGCGGAAATCGCGCGCTCCGAGTGGTATCGCGAAGGTCGTGTACCTCTGCACACACTGCGTGCGGATATCGACTACGCAACATATGAAGCGCATACCACATACGGTGTTATCGGCGTCAAGGTATGGATCTTCAAGGGCGAGATTCTTGGCGGCATGGAGCAGGTCCGTGCTGAGAAGGATGCCTCTCGCAAGAAAGGTTCTAAGTAA
- the rplP gene encoding 50S ribosomal protein L16 has translation MLQPKRTKFRKVMKGRNTGLAHRGNKVSFGEYGLKATSRGRITARQIEAARRTMTRRIKRGGKIWIRIFPDKPITGKPLEVRMGKGKGSVEYWVAEIQPGKMLYEMEGVPEEVAREAFTLAAAKLPVATTFVTRTVM, from the coding sequence ATGCTGCAGCCAAAACGCACCAAATTTCGCAAGGTAATGAAAGGCCGTAATACCGGTCTGGCGCACCGCGGTAACAAGGTGAGCTTCGGTGAATACGGATTGAAGGCGACGAGCCGTGGGCGTATAACTGCGCGCCAGATTGAGGCGGCACGACGCACAATGACTCGTCGAATCAAACGGGGCGGTAAGATCTGGATTCGGATCTTCCCGGATAAGCCGATCACCGGCAAACCGCTTGAAGTACGTATGGGTAAAGGTAAGGGTTCTGTCGAGTACTGGGTAGCCGAGATTCAGCCCGGCAAGATGCTGTACGAGATGGAAGGCGTTCCTGAGGAAGTCGCGCGTGAAGCATTCACCTTGGCTGCTGCGAAGCTGCCGGTGGCGACAACCTTCGTTACGAGGACGGTGATGTGA
- the rpmC gene encoding 50S ribosomal protein L29 — protein sequence MKATELREKSVEELNKELIDLLKEQFNLRMRKATGQLNQSHLLSNVKRDIARVKTVMNEKAGQ from the coding sequence ATGAAAGCAACAGAGCTGCGTGAAAAGTCAGTCGAGGAGCTGAATAAAGAGCTGATCGACCTCCTGAAGGAGCAGTTCAACCTGCGCATGCGTAAGGCGACAGGTCAGCTGAATCAGTCTCACCTCCTCAGCAACGTTAAGCGCGATATCGCTCGTGTGAAAACAGTGATGAATGAAAAGGCAGGACAGTGA
- the rpsQ gene encoding 30S ribosomal protein S17, translating into MTEATKTARTLSGKVVSNKMEKSIVVLVERQVKHPLYGKYVKRSTKIHAHDESNQCNIGDTVRIEETRPVSKTKSWALVDVVERASKV; encoded by the coding sequence ATGACTGAAGCTACTAAGACTGCCAGAACCCTGAGCGGCAAGGTCGTGAGCAACAAGATGGAGAAATCCATTGTGGTTCTGGTTGAGCGCCAGGTTAAGCATCCGCTTTACGGCAAGTACGTTAAGCGCTCAACCAAAATTCACGCCCATGACGAGAGCAATCAGTGCAACATCGGCGACACGGTTCGGATCGAGGAAACTCGCCCGGTCTCGAAAACCAAGAGCTGGGCTCTGGTTGATGTCGTCGAACGCGCTTCGAAGGTGTAA
- the rplN gene encoding 50S ribosomal protein L14: protein MIQTQTMLEVADNSGARRVMCIKVLGGSHRRYASVGDIIKVTVKEAIPRGKVRKGQVLKAVVVRTAKGVRRPDGSLIRFDGNAAVLLNNQDAPIGTRIFGPVTRELRSEKFMKIISLAPEVL from the coding sequence ATGATTCAGACTCAAACAATGCTTGAGGTCGCGGACAACAGTGGTGCCCGTCGTGTGATGTGCATCAAGGTCCTGGGCGGTTCACACCGGCGTTACGCCAGCGTGGGAGATATCATCAAGGTGACCGTAAAGGAAGCCATTCCCCGCGGGAAAGTGCGCAAGGGCCAAGTCCTCAAGGCTGTCGTAGTGCGTACCGCCAAGGGCGTTCGTCGCCCGGACGGTTCGTTGATTCGCTTCGACGGCAATGCGGCTGTACTTCTGAACAACCAGGACGCGCCTATCGGTACCCGGATCTTTGGCCCGGTGACCCGTGAGCTGCGTAGCGAAAAGTTCATGAAGATCATTTCACTGGCACCCGAAGTACTGTAA
- the rplX gene encoding 50S ribosomal protein L24, which yields MKKIKRDDEVIVTTGKDKGKRGKILKVQDDGRVVVSGINMIKKHTKPNPMVGTPGGIVEKEAPIQASNVAIFNPQTGKADRVGFQTKEDGSKMRVFKSTKEAVDNQ from the coding sequence ATGAAGAAAATCAAACGAGATGACGAAGTTATCGTCACCACGGGAAAAGATAAGGGTAAGCGCGGCAAGATCCTGAAAGTTCAGGATGACGGCCGAGTGGTGGTTTCTGGGATCAATATGATCAAGAAGCACACCAAGCCCAACCCGATGGTCGGTACGCCGGGTGGCATCGTCGAGAAAGAAGCACCTATCCAGGCTTCCAACGTGGCTATTTTTAATCCGCAGACCGGCAAAGCCGATCGTGTTGGCTTCCAGACCAAGGAAGACGGCAGCAAAATGCGGGTTTTTAAGTCCACGAAAGAAGCAGTCGATAACCAGTAA
- the rplE gene encoding 50S ribosomal protein L5: MLNMKEMYKKDVIPALQNEFSYKNPMQVPRIEKITLNMGVGEAVGDKKLIENAVADLERLSGQKPVVTKARKSVAGFKIREGWPIGCKVTLRGERMWDFFDRLVHIAIPRVRDFRGLNPKSFDGRGNYSMGVREQIIFPEIEYDKVDKIRGLDITITTSAATDDEGRELLKAFGFPFKK; encoded by the coding sequence ATGCTTAACATGAAAGAGATGTACAAAAAGGATGTGATACCCGCGCTGCAAAACGAGTTCAGCTACAAGAACCCGATGCAGGTGCCGCGTATCGAGAAGATCACCCTGAACATGGGTGTCGGCGAAGCGGTTGGTGACAAGAAGCTTATTGAGAATGCGGTTGCAGATCTTGAGCGTTTGTCCGGTCAGAAGCCGGTTGTTACCAAGGCGCGTAAATCCGTTGCGGGCTTCAAGATCCGTGAAGGCTGGCCGATCGGATGTAAAGTCACATTGCGCGGTGAGCGTATGTGGGACTTCTTCGATCGCCTCGTTCACATCGCGATTCCTCGTGTGCGCGACTTCCGTGGCCTGAACCCGAAGTCTTTTGATGGCCGTGGTAACTACAGCATGGGTGTGCGTGAGCAAATCATCTTCCCGGAAATCGAGTACGACAAAGTCGACAAGATTCGCGGGCTGGATATCACCATCACCACCTCTGCAGCTACCGACGATGAAGGCCGTGAACTGCTGAAAGCCTTTGGCTTTCCGTTCAAGAAATAA